Proteins from one Telopea speciosissima isolate NSW1024214 ecotype Mountain lineage chromosome 1, Tspe_v1, whole genome shotgun sequence genomic window:
- the LOC122666989 gene encoding josephin-like protein, translating to MEGEMQIYHEKQRLQFCLLHALNNLFQEKDTFTPAELNSISDKLVLNDPSKERWTPLSVVFKPHHNAITGNYDINVLIAALEGKGKEVVWHDHRNGVSSIDLTGTEDALMGMVLNIPVRRFSGLWRSRHWVTLRKLGDIWYNLDSDFTAPQPFKSTEEVKDFLDKVISEGGEVLLVLHCKQ from the exons ATGGAAGGGGAGATGCAAATATATCACGAGAAACAGAGATTGCAGTTCTGCCTCTTGCACGCCCTTAACAACCTCTTTCAG GAAAAGGATACATTCACTCCAGCGGAATTAAATTCCATTTCCGACAAGCTCGTCCTTAATGACCCAAGCAAGGAGCGTTGGACTCCCCTCTCTGTAGTCTTCAAGCCGCACCATAATGCAATCACTGGAAACTACGATATAAACGTACTAATTGCAGCTctagaagggaaagggaaggagGTTGTTTGGCACGATCATCGGAATGGAGTATCCTCGATCGACCTTACTGGAACTGAAGATGCTTTGATGGGTATGGTGCTTAACATTCCAGTCAGGAGGTTCAGTGGGCTTTGGAGAAGTAGGCATTGGGTGACATTGCGGAAGTTGGGAGATATTTGGTATAACTTGGATAGCGATTTTACAGCCCCACAGCCATTCAAAAGCACGGAGGAGGTGAAGGATTTCTTGGATAAAGTCATTAGTGAAGGTGGGGAGGTATTGCTAGTCTTGCACTGCAAACAGTGA
- the LOC122666978 gene encoding uncharacterized protein LOC122666978, with translation MEFLKYLRRVSFLKSSIAFVFVVVSVSCLLVVAVSVLRLPEVSLGSNALGSHRTLRLRKVSGVRSLGELGEMMVKMLPDDLAFTIFLPSEKAFERDVKLSSFNSLREQNVNDTYATLSRILGFSTVPRSLPSVAIPMGKEISLESIAGFGLYISRDSKGKLVVNRVSSEQVDLRKGEIVVHIMNGVIMDAEFEQSVQPDYGGED, from the coding sequence ATGGAATTCTTGAAGTATCTGAGAAGAGTGAGCTTTCTGAAGAGCTCAATTGCCTTTGTCTTTGTAGTTGTTTCTGTTTCTTGCTTGTTGGTTGTGGCTGTTTCAGTGCTTAGGCTTCCCGAGGTGTCACTGGGAAGCAATGCTTTGGGGTCTCACAGGACTTTGAGATTGAGGAAGGTTTCTGGGGTGAGGAGTTTGGGAGAGCTTGGAGAGATGATGGTCAAGATGTTGCCTGATGATCTTGCTTTCACCATTTTCCTCCCTTCAGAGAAAGCTTTTGAACGTGATGTTAAACTGTCTTCCTTCAATAGTTTGAGGGAACAGAATGTGAATGATACCTATGCTACACTCTCCCGGATATTGGGCTTTTCAACCGTTCCCCGTAGTCTCCCCTCAGTTGCAATACCCATGGGTAAGGAAATCTCCTTGGAATCCATAGCTGGATTCGGATTGTATATTTCAAGGGACTCCAAAGGGAAGCTCGTTGTTAACAGAGTCTCATCAGAACAGGTTGATCTGAGGAAAGGAGAGATAGTTGTACATATCATGAACGGAGTGATCATGGATGCCGAGTTCGAACAGTCAGTCCAGCCTGACTATGGAGGTGAAGACTGA
- the LOC122670447 gene encoding uncharacterized acetyltransferase At3g50280-like codes for MPFSSSSSSSPTLISRCTVFPEQKSSIGTLKLSVSDLPMLSCQYIQKGVVFTRPTLSIDALVCLLKRGLSQTLTHFPALAGRLSTDSAGYVNVACNDAGVDFFHANATYLSICEILSPIYVPDSVRKLFAFDGAVSYDGHFKPIAAVQVTELADGVFIGCTVNHAVVDGTSFWNFFNTFAEVCRGVNRISRPPDFRRNFVKDSPAVLNFPDGSPKVSFNTDAPLRERIFHFSREAILDLKSRANAPPLRKRMENGFSIEAEILGKQSNDGWKINGTHTPNGKKMTVVRNAVLKSPRYETVTEEVSSFQSLCAQLWRSVTRARKLSQTKSTTFRMAVNCRHRLEPRIDPFYFGNAIQSIPTVASAGEVLSHDLQWCATQLHRNVVAHDDATVRRGVEEWEKNPRCFPLGNFDGAMITMGSSPRFPMYDNDFGWGRPLAVRSGRANKFDGKISAFPGREGGGSVDLEVCLAPETMAGVENDLEFMQYVSFD; via the coding sequence AtgcctttttcttcttcttcttcgtcttctccgACTCTCATCTCTAGATGTACTGTTTTCCCAGAACAGAAATCCTCAATTGGGACTCTCAAGCTCTCTGTTTCTGATCTCCCCATGCTTTCATGTCAATACATACAAAAAGGGGTTGTCTTCACTCGCCCCACTCTCTCCATAGACGCTCTCGTGTGTCTTCTCAAACGAGGCCTCTCTCAGACCCTCACGCATTTCCCAGCTCTCGCTGGCCGTCTCTCCACTGACTCCGCCGGATACGTCAACGTGGCCTGCAACGATGCAGGCGTCGATTTCTTCCACGCCAATGCCACTTACCTCTCCATCTGCGAAATTCTCTCCCCAATCTACGTGCCTGATTCCGTCAGGAAGCTATTCGCCTTTGATGGTGCCGTCAGTTACGACGGTCATTTCAAACCTATAGCTGCCGTTCAGGTGACGGAGCTTGCTGACGGCGTCTTCATCGGATGTACCGTTAACCACGCTGTCGTGGACGGAACTTCGTTCTGGAACTTCTTCAACACCTTCGCTGAGGTCTGCAGGGGAGTGAATAGAATCTCAAGGCCACCGGATTTCCGCCGGAATTTCGTGAAGGACTCACCAGCTGTTCTAAATTTCCCCGACGGATCTCCCAAGGTAAGCTTCAATACCGATGCGCCGTTAAGGGAGAGAATCTTCCATTTCAGCAGAGAAGCGATTCTCGACCTCAAATCCAGAGCGAATGCTCCTCCCTTGCGGAAACGGATGGAGAATGGATTCTCCATTGAAGCCGAGATTCTTGGGAAGCAGAGCAACGACGGCTGGAAGATTAACGGGACGCATACCCCTAACGGCAAGAAGATGACGGTGGTACGGAACGCCGTTTTGAAATCCCCACGATACGAAACGGTAACGGAGGAGGTCTCATCTTTCCAGTCGTTGTGTGCTCAGCTGTGGCGGTCGGTCACACGTGCGCGGAAGCTCTCACAAACCAAATCAACCACATTTAGAATGGCAGTCAACTGCCGTCACCGTTTGGAGCCGCGTATCGATCCGTTTTATTTTGGGAACGCAATCCAGAGCATCCCCACCGTTGCTTCAGCGGGTGAGGTTTTATCGCACGATCTGCAGTGGTGCGCCACTCAGCTACACCGAAACGTGGTGGCGCACGACGACGCTACAGTTCGCCGGGGAGTGGAGGAGTGGGAGAAGAACCCACGGTGTTTCCCGCTGGGGAACTTCGACGGTGCGATGATCACCATGGGAAGCTCGCCTAGATTCCCGATGTACGACAATGATTTCGGTTGGGGTCGACCGTTGGCGGTCCGAAGCGGGCGAGCCAATAAATTTGATGGTAAGATCTCTGCGTTTCCAGGGCGGGAAGGTGGGGGGAGTGTGGATCTGGAAGTGTGCTTGGCGCCCGAAACTATGGCTGGAGTGGAGAATGACTTGGAATTCATGCAGTACgtatcttttgattga
- the LOC122666969 gene encoding sulfoquinovosyl transferase SQD2-like, whose translation MAIAEIREEEEEESPPLLNEIEGASKPRRIALFVEPSPFAYVSGYKNRFQNFIKYLREMGDEVMVVTTHEGVPQEFYGAKLIGSRSFPCPWYQKVPLSLALSPRIISEVANFKPDIIHASSPGIMVFGALIIAKLLCVPIVMSYHTHVPVYIPRYTFSWLVKPMWLVIKFLHRAADLTLVPSAAIGRDLQAARVTAANKIRLWNKGVDSESFHPRFRNFDMRVKLSNGEPEKPLIIHVGRLGVEKSLDFLTRVMERLPEVRIAFIGDGPYRGELEEMFSGMPAVFTGMLQGEELSQAYASGDVFVMPSESETLGLVVLEAMSSGVPVVAARAGGIPDIIPTDQEGKTSFLFNPGEVEDCLSKLKPLLSNEELRETIGKAARVEMEKYDWRAATRTIRNEQYNAAIWFWRKKRAQLLRPIQWLMRRIFRSPEVNYG comes from the exons TTATGTGTCTGGATACAAAAATCGGTTTCAGAATTTCATCAAATATCTGCGTGAAATGGGGGATGAG GTCATGGTTGTAACAACACATGAAGGAGTACCCCAAGAGTTTTATGGAGCAAAGTTAATTGGATCAAGGAG CTTCCCCTGCCCCTGGTATCAAAAGGTGCCCCTTTCGCTAGCACTCAGCCCTAGAATAATCTCAGAGGTCGCCAATTTCAAGCCTGACATAATCCATGCATCATCGCCTGGAATAATG GTATTTGGAGCTCTGATCATAGCGAAACTACTGTGTGTGCCTATTGTGATGTCATATCACACTCATGTCCCAGT ATATATTCCAAGATACACCTTTAGTTGGTTGGTGAAACCTATGTGGTTAGTTATAA AGTTTCTTCACAGGGCTGCTGATCTTACTCTCGTACCTTCTGCTGCCATTGGGAGGGATCTTCAGGCAGCTCGGGTAACAGCAG CTAATAAGATACGACTCTGGAATAAAGGTGTTGATTCTGAAAGCTTTCACCCCCGCTTCCGTAACTTTGATATGCGTGTAAAACTAAG CAATGGAGAACCTGAGAAACCACTGATAATCCATGTTGGAAGGCTAGGAGTTGAGAAGAGCTTGGATTTTCTAACGAG GGTCATGGAAAGGCTTCCGGAAGTGCGGATTGCTTTTATAGGAGATGGACCATATAG GGGAGAACTTGAAGAAATGTTCTCTGGCATGCCTGCAGTGTTCACAGGAATGTTACAAGGAGAGGAACTCTCTCAGGCATATGCTAGTGGAGATGTGTTTGTGATGCCTTCTGAATCAGAGACCCTTGGACTTGTTGTCTTAGAGGCCATGTCATCAGGAGTTCCAGTGGTGGCAGCTCGGGCTGGGGGTATCCCTGACATAATTCCCACAGATCAGGAGGGGAAAACAAGCTTCCTTTTTAATCCAGGAGAAGTTGAGGACTGCTTGAGCAAATTGAAACCTCTATTGTCCAACGAAGAGTTGAGAGAAACCATTGGAAAAGCTGCACGTGTGGAGATGGAGAAGTATGATTGGCGAGCAGCCACCCGTACAATAAGGAACGAGCAATACAATGCCGCAATTTGGTTTTGGCGTAAGAAAAGAGCACAGCTACTGAGACCGATACAATGGTTGATGAGACGAATTTTCCGCTCACCAGAAGTTAACTATGGGTGA